One part of the Mariniblastus fucicola genome encodes these proteins:
- a CDS encoding D-alanine--D-alanine ligase family protein, with amino-acid sequence MKKLRALVLMHETLVPPSSLDGYSESEILEWKTEFDVVNTLRELGHEVLPLGVYDDLGDLRRAKEDFKPHIVFNLLEEFHGVGVYDHHVVSYLELLKQPYTGCNPRGLLLARDKPLAKKILSWHRISTPGFFVVSRSKKTRRPAGFEYPLLVKSASEDASMGITERSVVRDDDELEQRVLKIHEETQTDALVETFIEGRELYVGLIGNRRVKTLPIWEMHFHNAKPESTKIATSRVKWDPEYQKKLGIETTEASDLPKSVKDEIQKICKRTYKALSLSGYARMDLRLKENGDVYVIEANPNPNLSFGEDLAESAEIVGINYEQLLTKIISLGLNYQAEWRLV; translated from the coding sequence ATGAAAAAACTTCGTGCACTGGTATTGATGCACGAAACCCTTGTTCCACCCTCTTCGTTGGACGGCTATTCCGAGTCCGAGATTCTGGAATGGAAAACCGAATTCGACGTCGTGAATACGCTGCGGGAACTTGGGCACGAAGTCCTGCCGTTGGGTGTGTACGACGATTTAGGCGACCTCAGGCGGGCTAAAGAGGACTTCAAGCCCCACATCGTGTTCAATCTGCTTGAGGAGTTTCACGGCGTCGGCGTGTACGATCATCATGTGGTGAGCTATTTGGAGTTGTTGAAGCAGCCTTACACGGGATGCAATCCGCGGGGGCTGTTGCTGGCCCGGGACAAGCCATTGGCGAAGAAGATTCTTTCATGGCATCGGATCTCCACACCGGGATTTTTTGTCGTGTCTCGTAGCAAAAAGACACGCCGTCCCGCAGGTTTTGAGTATCCTTTGTTGGTTAAATCTGCCAGCGAGGATGCTTCGATGGGGATCACGGAACGTTCTGTCGTTCGCGACGATGACGAGCTTGAACAACGTGTGCTCAAGATCCATGAGGAAACACAAACGGACGCGCTCGTGGAAACGTTCATTGAAGGCCGCGAGCTGTATGTTGGTTTGATCGGGAACCGTCGAGTGAAAACGCTGCCGATTTGGGAAATGCATTTTCATAACGCCAAACCGGAGTCGACCAAGATCGCGACCTCGCGAGTCAAATGGGATCCCGAGTATCAGAAAAAATTGGGCATCGAAACAACGGAAGCCTCGGACCTGCCGAAGTCGGTTAAAGACGAGATCCAAAAAATTTGCAAGCGAACCTACAAGGCTTTGAGCCTGAGCGGCTATGCGCGGATGGACTTGCGATTGAAAGAAAATGGTGACGTCTATGTCATCGAAGCAAACCCAAACCCAAACCTGTCATTCGGTGAAGACCTGGCCGAATCTGCCGAGATTGTCGGGATCAATTATGAGCAGCTGTTGACGAAAATCATTTCGCTTGGCCTGAACTATCAGGCCGAATGGCGATTGGTTTAG
- the panB gene encoding 3-methyl-2-oxobutanoate hydroxymethyltransferase, with the protein MTTPKSKKRLTVTDFAKMKSNGEKISMLTAYDFAMAKMLDAAGVDMLLVGDSLAMVVQGHENTIPVTLDEMIYHGEMVARAAKRAFVVVDIPFPVNHHGIHEAVKAAGRIMKKTGCHAVKLEGGADQADVIRAMVNAGIPVIAHVGLRPQAVHAMGGYKVQRDRDELMADASAAQEAGAFCVLIECVPAEIATELSGKLRVPTIGIGAGAGCDGQVLVTNDMLGMTTGYVPSFVKAYANVAEQIASAVGQWCEEVKENTFPDEDHSF; encoded by the coding sequence ATGACTACTCCTAAATCCAAAAAACGACTCACCGTTACTGATTTCGCGAAAATGAAATCCAATGGCGAAAAGATCTCGATGCTTACTGCGTACGACTTCGCCATGGCGAAAATGCTTGACGCGGCCGGAGTCGACATGCTGTTGGTCGGAGACTCACTGGCGATGGTCGTTCAGGGCCACGAGAACACGATCCCGGTGACGCTGGACGAGATGATCTACCACGGCGAAATGGTTGCTCGCGCAGCCAAGCGAGCGTTTGTCGTCGTCGACATTCCGTTTCCGGTCAACCATCACGGTATCCATGAAGCAGTAAAGGCCGCGGGCAGAATCATGAAGAAGACCGGCTGCCATGCAGTCAAACTAGAAGGCGGCGCTGACCAGGCTGACGTGATCCGAGCGATGGTGAATGCCGGAATCCCCGTCATCGCTCACGTTGGTCTGCGTCCACAAGCGGTTCACGCAATGGGCGGATACAAGGTTCAACGAGATCGCGACGAGCTGATGGCAGACGCATCAGCAGCTCAGGAAGCAGGCGCTTTTTGTGTGCTGATCGAGTGTGTTCCCGCAGAGATCGCAACCGAGTTGTCGGGCAAATTGAGAGTGCCAACGATTGGGATCGGCGCTGGAGCAGGCTGCGACGGACAGGTGCTGGTCACCAATGACATGCTGGGAATGACGACCGGCTACGTGCCCTCTTTTGTCAAAGCCTACGCAAACGTCGCCGAACAAATTGCCAGCGCGGTAGGGCAGTGGTGCGAAGAAGTCAAAGAGAACACGTTTCCCGACGAAGACCATTCGTTCTAG
- a CDS encoding sulfotransferase — protein MPFPNFELLASADADASSGFRGRWRTLRRLVQRSLLDQNVRNETRFFCQNSGACGSHYIVDLLNENGVERVFHEKEPDLNEIGVRHFDSPISRTQLIRTLRYTRHNVYFEANNRLFSLSNELADAFPAARFIHLFRHPANAVRSAMSKPNVTEYLRTNLRFSGTLAGDSNQCPLERFCHYWANINQRIHDDLVQLQDTGREVIWLDFDDLIAGDLASLEKFIGHELPRKQRSPSNVGAVRSEGKFGSFDQWTDEDQNALSEICIPVFESLRLKTTAKQ, from the coding sequence ATGCCGTTTCCAAATTTTGAATTGCTTGCCTCCGCTGACGCTGATGCATCCAGCGGTTTTCGTGGACGCTGGAGAACGCTACGGCGGCTTGTGCAACGTTCATTGTTGGATCAGAACGTCCGCAACGAAACGCGTTTCTTCTGTCAAAATAGCGGCGCGTGCGGCTCACACTACATCGTGGACCTGCTCAACGAAAACGGCGTCGAGCGTGTCTTCCATGAGAAGGAGCCCGACCTCAATGAAATTGGAGTCCGCCATTTCGACTCGCCAATCTCACGTACGCAGCTAATTCGAACGCTGCGCTACACCAGACACAACGTCTACTTCGAAGCAAACAATCGACTCTTTAGCCTTTCCAACGAGTTGGCGGACGCGTTCCCGGCCGCGCGTTTTATTCACCTGTTCCGACATCCTGCCAACGCAGTCCGCTCTGCGATGTCAAAGCCTAACGTCACCGAATACCTCCGGACAAACCTTCGCTTTTCCGGCACACTAGCCGGTGATTCGAATCAGTGTCCGTTGGAACGTTTTTGCCATTACTGGGCGAACATCAACCAACGAATCCATGACGACCTCGTTCAGTTGCAGGACACGGGACGCGAAGTTATTTGGCTGGACTTCGATGACTTGATCGCAGGGGACCTTGCGTCGCTTGAGAAATTTATAGGACATGAGTTGCCGAGAAAACAACGTTCACCGTCGAATGTGGGAGCGGTTAGAAGCGAAGGAAAGTTCGGCTCGTTTGATCAGTGGACGGATGAAGACCAGAATGCGCTGAGTGAAATCTGCATACCAGTTTTCGAAAGTCTCCGGCTGAAAACCACCGCAAAGCAATGA
- a CDS encoding ABC transporter permease — MVLDNFPTFSEWFLPGLILFGGIVLAAILLGLFVGYVVASFRHGPFEAFYIVAQVVGESVPDFLGTSPRRVLAMARLAMKEAFRRKVLIVAFAIFAILLLFGQWFMGGTENPEKRFMNTIMFGTQMLTLLTVMLISAFSLPEDIKNKTIYTIVTKPVRATEIILGRILGFGFLGTILLALMGLISFFFVSRNLDHTHLVVGDTQTIASLSAIEPGTEISKMTGKRVSPNAVMEGETNMELGHMHRLEVLEFKTEDAEDPILQSPDIVSVEQTDGKTVYRRLVCLPVGGHTHQVTISGTGDDAQISLGPAIGYFRARIPVYADDIRFLNSDGLPSASGVNVGKESGYRGFIDGGTHLKRSSLSRAIFTYSDFTASRFNNADVIPLEMTLGVFRTYKGDMQKRVVGGLQFASIPDNPEVENRFVSETVNFETNEYQLQIRPISRKVIGRIEAPDGTLIEEGEYDLFDDFAANGKLELSLSCRDLNQYLGVARADMYFRASDDVYWFNYFKGYVGIWCQMMIIIAMAVAFSTFLGTPIVMLGVLTMMIIGFFTPFIRSLTEVGRDGGGPIESFIRILTQKNMQVDLETGVATTLIKESDNFISQRLSDLTYLAPNFKQLDFSEFLTYGYSIDNQRILVALAITLAFCIGLTLLGYFSLKTREIAK, encoded by the coding sequence ATGGTTCTCGACAATTTCCCTACCTTTTCCGAGTGGTTCCTTCCAGGCCTGATCCTGTTCGGAGGAATCGTGCTGGCCGCCATCCTGCTGGGCCTGTTCGTTGGCTACGTCGTGGCTTCGTTCCGACACGGACCTTTCGAAGCGTTTTACATCGTGGCTCAGGTCGTCGGCGAATCCGTGCCCGATTTTCTTGGGACCTCACCTCGCCGCGTGCTGGCGATGGCTCGACTGGCGATGAAAGAAGCGTTTCGCCGCAAAGTCCTGATCGTGGCGTTCGCGATTTTTGCAATCCTGTTGCTGTTCGGGCAGTGGTTCATGGGCGGAACGGAAAACCCGGAAAAACGCTTCATGAACACCATCATGTTCGGCACGCAAATGCTGACGCTACTGACGGTGATGCTGATCAGTGCTTTCAGTTTGCCAGAGGACATCAAAAACAAAACGATTTATACGATCGTCACCAAACCTGTGCGTGCGACCGAGATTATCCTTGGCCGCATTCTCGGGTTTGGCTTTCTCGGAACAATCCTGCTGGCGTTAATGGGATTGATCAGTTTCTTCTTCGTCTCTCGAAACCTCGACCACACGCATCTGGTCGTTGGCGATACGCAAACGATCGCTTCGCTTTCCGCGATCGAACCTGGCACTGAAATCTCGAAGATGACCGGTAAGCGTGTTTCGCCCAACGCGGTCATGGAAGGCGAGACCAACATGGAGCTCGGGCACATGCATCGCCTGGAGGTCCTGGAATTCAAGACCGAAGATGCGGAAGATCCGATTCTTCAGTCGCCCGACATTGTCAGCGTTGAGCAGACGGATGGCAAAACAGTTTACCGGCGTCTGGTTTGCTTGCCTGTCGGAGGCCACACGCATCAAGTCACGATCAGTGGCACCGGCGACGATGCACAAATCAGCTTGGGCCCGGCGATCGGCTACTTTCGCGCCCGGATCCCTGTCTACGCTGATGACATTCGCTTTCTCAACAGCGACGGCTTGCCGAGTGCTTCAGGGGTAAATGTTGGTAAAGAAAGCGGCTATCGCGGCTTCATCGACGGAGGGACGCACTTGAAGCGATCGTCGCTTTCACGTGCAATATTCACGTACTCGGATTTCACTGCCAGTCGCTTCAACAATGCTGACGTCATCCCGCTTGAAATGACGCTGGGCGTGTTTCGAACTTATAAAGGCGACATGCAAAAGCGAGTCGTCGGTGGACTTCAGTTTGCGAGCATTCCCGACAATCCAGAAGTTGAAAACCGTTTCGTTTCCGAAACCGTGAACTTTGAGACCAATGAGTATCAGCTTCAGATCCGCCCGATTTCACGAAAAGTGATCGGTCGAATCGAGGCGCCTGACGGGACACTGATCGAGGAGGGTGAGTACGATCTGTTCGATGATTTCGCCGCGAACGGAAAATTGGAATTAAGCCTCAGTTGCCGCGACCTAAACCAGTATCTGGGTGTTGCCCGGGCTGACATGTACTTTCGCGCCTCCGATGATGTGTACTGGTTCAACTACTTCAAAGGCTACGTCGGCATTTGGTGCCAGATGATGATCATTATCGCGATGGCGGTTGCGTTTAGTACGTTCCTGGGAACTCCGATCGTCATGTTGGGCGTGCTAACGATGATGATTATCGGGTTCTTCACTCCTTTCATCCGCAGCCTGACTGAAGTCGGTCGGGATGGAGGCGGCCCGATTGAGTCGTTTATCAGGATTCTGACTCAGAAGAATATGCAGGTCGACCTGGAGACCGGCGTCGCCACTACGCTCATTAAGGAGTCGGACAATTTCATCAGTCAACGTCTGAGTGATCTGACTTATCTGGCTCCGAACTTCAAGCAGCTCGATTTTTCGGAATTCCTGACCTACGGCTATTCCATCGACAACCAGCGAATCCTGGTTGCTTTGGCGATCACGCTTGCGTTCTGCATCGGTTTGACATTGCTTGGTTACTTCTCGCTCAAAACGCGGGAGATTGCAAAATGA
- a CDS encoding ABC transporter ATP-binding protein encodes MATDTSESKKTSKLEQTNPDYDPNIVIEAQNLTKIYRDFWGRQKVRALNALDLEVKKGEIFGLLGPNGSGKSTTIKLLLGLLFPTSGRAMVFGENATEVTKNERIGYLPEESYLYKFLTAEETLDFYGRLFDIPSEVRKERVQSLIKQVGLTNAKRRQLREYSKGMTRRIGLAQALINDPDLVLLDEPTSGLDPLGTREMKDMILKLRDEGKTVVMCSHLLGDVQDVCDRIAILYQGDLKELGRVDSLLQVSDETSIRAKNLPESAQEEIREVIKRHGGDLIGVENPKSTLEELFLQIVRESEQRPGQRASGSDS; translated from the coding sequence ATGGCGACTGACACTTCCGAGAGCAAAAAAACCTCGAAGCTCGAACAGACCAATCCCGATTACGATCCGAACATCGTGATCGAGGCCCAGAACTTGACCAAGATCTACCGTGACTTCTGGGGACGACAGAAAGTCCGGGCTCTCAACGCACTGGATTTGGAAGTCAAAAAGGGCGAGATTTTTGGATTGCTTGGTCCCAACGGATCCGGAAAGTCGACCACGATCAAACTATTGCTGGGGCTGCTGTTTCCGACAAGCGGTCGGGCGATGGTGTTTGGCGAAAACGCCACCGAAGTTACCAAAAACGAACGCATCGGCTACTTGCCGGAAGAGTCATATCTTTACAAATTTCTCACGGCCGAAGAGACGCTGGATTTCTACGGTCGACTGTTCGACATTCCGTCAGAGGTTCGCAAAGAACGCGTGCAGAGTCTGATCAAGCAAGTTGGACTGACTAACGCAAAACGTCGCCAGCTTCGCGAGTACTCCAAAGGGATGACGCGACGAATTGGATTGGCTCAGGCGTTGATCAATGATCCGGATCTCGTACTGCTGGACGAACCAACCTCCGGTCTTGATCCGCTTGGTACGCGCGAGATGAAAGACATGATTCTGAAGTTGCGTGACGAAGGCAAAACCGTTGTCATGTGCTCTCACCTACTCGGCGACGTCCAAGACGTTTGCGATCGGATCGCCATTCTTTATCAGGGAGACCTGAAAGAGCTCGGCCGTGTCGACAGTTTGCTGCAGGTTTCTGACGAGACCTCGATTCGTGCCAAGAACTTGCCAGAGTCCGCTCAGGAAGAGATTCGCGAAGTCATCAAGAGACATGGCGGCGATTTGATCGGCGTCGAGAATCCGAAGAGCACATTGGAAGAGCTCTTTTTGCAGATCGTTCGCGAAAGCGAGCAACGGCCGGGACAGCGTGCTTCCGGTTCGGACTCCTGA
- a CDS encoding enoyl-CoA hydratase/isomerase family protein: MALVQHTIQDGVATVTLCRAEKRNALSRELLQQLSVAVSETLADPQTRVLVLNAEGKVFCAGMDLAEMQARATSADGQKEWLQDSKDYCELLVTLFTAKVPTIAALQGPVLAGGVGMVLACDFVVAVEDAFVSLPEPQRGITAAMVTPLLVHRVGAGRAGHLLLSGRRQSAQAAATTGLVYEVVERERLRSSVASLADSIMSGSPEALAITRRHLDEVGGNGLVTRIRQSIDVSAQARASKDAREGLAAFLEKRKPNWQND; the protein is encoded by the coding sequence ATGGCTCTTGTTCAACACACGATTCAGGATGGCGTTGCGACTGTAACGCTTTGTCGCGCCGAAAAACGAAATGCACTTAGCCGCGAACTGCTGCAGCAACTATCGGTCGCCGTCAGCGAAACTCTGGCCGATCCGCAGACACGAGTCCTTGTTCTGAACGCCGAAGGCAAGGTGTTTTGCGCCGGAATGGATCTGGCCGAGATGCAGGCTCGTGCAACGTCTGCTGACGGCCAAAAGGAATGGCTTCAGGACTCCAAAGACTACTGCGAACTTCTGGTGACGTTGTTCACCGCCAAAGTGCCAACGATTGCGGCGTTGCAAGGCCCGGTCCTCGCGGGCGGAGTCGGCATGGTGCTGGCGTGTGATTTTGTCGTCGCTGTCGAAGACGCCTTTGTCTCGTTGCCCGAACCACAACGGGGGATCACCGCTGCGATGGTCACGCCGCTGTTGGTGCATCGCGTCGGAGCAGGACGTGCGGGACATTTGTTGCTTTCCGGACGCCGACAAAGTGCTCAGGCTGCAGCGACGACAGGGCTGGTTTACGAAGTCGTCGAACGTGAAAGGCTACGAAGTTCCGTTGCGTCGTTGGCCGATTCAATCATGTCAGGCTCGCCGGAGGCTCTGGCGATCACGCGTCGGCATCTCGATGAAGTCGGCGGCAACGGGCTGGTGACGAGAATTCGCCAGTCGATCGATGTTTCGGCTCAGGCCCGCGCAAGCAAAGATGCGCGTGAAGGACTGGCCGCGTTTTTGGAAAAGCGGAAGCCAAATTGGCAAAATGATTGA
- a CDS encoding DUF6786 family protein has protein sequence MTENSFQDDANFLAKHFDFHVLKNSEGGRAIVVPDLQGRTMTSSSQGENGQSYGYINYEVFGKEHDPQINLFGGEDRIWISPEGSQFSVFFDPGVSMDYVNWRTPTILDSMPYDVVEKSDTSITTKQSTSMKNMSGFEFNIELKRTVELLSRETAAKHVNADLDGVSLVSHESRNTLTNKGDKTWQKETGLIGLWAICMSKPSPGATLMIPFRKGDESELGTIVTSDYFGKLDSKRLAVNEDLGMIFLLGDGDYRSKLGLSEKRALPFLGSWDSQRGVLTVIQFSMPDEAPHGYTNNLWEYQDDPYCGDAINGYNDGPNETGGKLGGFYELETVSPAYALAPGESRTHTQRTTRIEGDREKVDVIAQAVFGVSLDEVESQLNSLPV, from the coding sequence ATGACCGAAAACTCCTTCCAGGACGACGCGAATTTTCTCGCCAAGCATTTCGACTTCCACGTTCTGAAGAACTCCGAAGGCGGACGCGCGATCGTCGTTCCCGATCTTCAGGGACGCACGATGACGTCGTCCTCCCAAGGCGAAAACGGCCAGAGCTACGGCTATATTAACTACGAGGTTTTCGGAAAAGAACACGACCCGCAGATTAATCTGTTCGGCGGCGAAGACCGGATCTGGATCTCACCAGAAGGCAGCCAGTTTTCAGTCTTCTTTGATCCCGGCGTGTCCATGGATTATGTCAATTGGCGAACTCCGACAATTCTGGACTCCATGCCCTACGACGTGGTTGAGAAAAGCGACACTTCGATCACAACCAAACAGTCGACGTCGATGAAAAACATGAGTGGGTTCGAATTCAACATCGAACTCAAGCGTACCGTCGAACTGTTGTCGCGCGAAACTGCGGCAAAGCACGTTAATGCCGATCTGGATGGGGTCAGCCTGGTTTCTCACGAAAGCCGCAACACGCTGACGAACAAAGGTGACAAAACCTGGCAAAAGGAAACTGGATTGATCGGGCTGTGGGCAATTTGCATGAGCAAACCATCTCCCGGTGCGACACTGATGATCCCGTTTCGCAAGGGCGACGAATCCGAACTGGGGACGATCGTTACATCGGACTATTTTGGAAAACTGGACTCCAAACGCCTGGCGGTCAATGAAGACCTGGGCATGATCTTTCTGCTTGGTGACGGCGACTACCGTAGCAAGCTGGGACTTTCGGAGAAACGCGCTTTGCCTTTCCTGGGCAGCTGGGATTCGCAGCGAGGCGTTCTGACAGTGATCCAGTTCAGCATGCCAGATGAGGCTCCTCACGGTTACACCAACAATCTCTGGGAATACCAGGACGATCCGTACTGCGGCGACGCGATTAACGGATACAACGATGGCCCAAATGAAACCGGCGGCAAGCTTGGCGGGTTTTACGAGCTGGAAACAGTCAGCCCGGCATACGCGTTGGCGCCCGGTGAATCCCGTACGCATACGCAACGGACGACTCGAATCGAAGGCGACCGCGAGAAAGTCGACGTCATCGCCCAGGCGGTCTTTGGCGTTTCGCTGGACGAAGTCGAAAGCCAACTCAATTCGCTGCCTGTTTGA
- a CDS encoding metal ABC transporter substrate-binding protein, translated as MHRWKYLSRQLSGQKSVGKPGERGLGIATGWIPRVPASRFAVAVLLTLCSLVVYSGCEAKRSTDGEATANKLHQRVAVTNYPLYCMVSSICRDPGGPVQEVIYVGPPQGSDSHSWMPSTAQIRDLQKVDLIICNGPGAVFANWMDKVTIDESKLGTTTDAIKLEEFVVVKDYQLVHSHGPEGEHSHSWVVAHSWLSPKIARRQAKLCHERLVSTYGDSSQLANGFAELQKKFDVLESAHEKIMTDHSDIVVASSTPEIQYLTRSLGWSDRYLQWTEPRDEAQAKSELEAMRSRVGGKDNEEAVVANETLFLWSGDAIEELAPLVKSNWPKNATIDLIETPESDDSDFDGYFKRMSANLERIGDLFD; from the coding sequence ATGCATCGGTGGAAGTATTTGAGTCGTCAACTCTCTGGTCAAAAATCTGTCGGCAAGCCTGGTGAGAGAGGTCTGGGCATTGCAACTGGGTGGATTCCCCGAGTCCCTGCCAGTCGATTCGCGGTCGCGGTGTTGCTGACGCTGTGTTCCCTGGTCGTGTATTCCGGGTGTGAGGCGAAACGTTCGACCGACGGCGAAGCGACTGCAAACAAGCTCCACCAACGCGTCGCGGTAACGAATTATCCGCTGTACTGCATGGTCAGCTCGATTTGCCGCGATCCCGGTGGGCCTGTTCAGGAAGTCATTTACGTTGGTCCACCGCAGGGTTCCGATTCACATTCTTGGATGCCTTCGACAGCTCAGATTCGCGATTTGCAGAAAGTCGACTTGATCATTTGCAATGGTCCGGGTGCGGTGTTCGCAAACTGGATGGACAAGGTCACGATCGACGAAAGCAAACTTGGCACCACCACCGACGCGATCAAACTGGAAGAGTTCGTGGTCGTCAAAGACTATCAACTGGTTCACTCCCACGGACCCGAGGGTGAGCATTCGCACTCGTGGGTCGTGGCTCACAGTTGGTTGTCGCCGAAGATCGCTCGCCGGCAAGCAAAACTGTGCCACGAACGCCTGGTTTCGACTTACGGAGACAGTTCTCAACTCGCCAACGGTTTTGCTGAATTGCAAAAGAAGTTCGACGTCCTTGAATCGGCTCATGAAAAAATCATGACTGATCATTCAGACATCGTCGTCGCAAGTTCGACTCCGGAAATCCAATATTTGACTCGCAGCCTGGGCTGGAGCGATCGATATCTGCAGTGGACTGAACCTCGTGACGAAGCGCAGGCCAAATCCGAACTGGAAGCGATGCGTTCGAGAGTCGGCGGCAAAGACAACGAAGAAGCGGTTGTCGCAAACGAGACGCTGTTCCTTTGGTCCGGCGACGCGATCGAAGAGCTCGCGCCATTGGTCAAATCGAACTGGCCGAAGAACGCGACAATTGACCTGATCGAGACTCCGGAGAGTGACGATTCCGATTTCGATGGTTACTTCAAACGAATGTCCGCGAACCTGGAACGAATTGGTGACTTGTTTGATTGA
- a CDS encoding ABC transporter permease, giving the protein MNGALKLASRYILYHRGRSLILMSCIFLTLVLPVCLGILLRQFSQQIAARAESTPVVVGSKGSQLDLALHAIYFSRAPETAITFAEVDRIRDSGLATPIPLHVKFKAQGFPVVGTSLEYFSYRNLEIESGESLAMLGDCVVGSGVANSLDVKPGDQILTDRGSVLDLAGEYPLKLNVVGVLGRSDTADDKAIFVDLKTAWVIEGLGHGHQDLENAENEGDVLGQDGNNIVASAAVLPYTEISESNMASFHFHGDPGSFPITALIVDAPDLKNETILEGRYRVGDDDAAQLVRPPNEIRELMALVFQVKRFFDANAIIVAIATLALLGLVVMLSLKLRAREMETMFRLGCSKGTMLWIQIAELGIVFLAAICLVAIASSVVWFYADEVVQRCIGGSI; this is encoded by the coding sequence ATGAATGGTGCTCTCAAACTGGCCTCACGCTACATTTTGTATCATCGCGGGCGTTCGCTGATTCTGATGAGCTGCATTTTTCTCACGCTGGTGTTGCCAGTGTGTTTGGGAATTCTGCTGCGACAGTTCAGCCAACAGATCGCAGCCCGAGCCGAATCGACTCCGGTTGTCGTGGGCTCGAAAGGCAGTCAGCTGGATCTGGCATTGCACGCGATTTACTTTTCCCGGGCCCCCGAGACTGCGATCACGTTCGCCGAAGTCGACAGGATACGCGATTCGGGTTTGGCGACACCGATTCCGCTGCATGTAAAATTCAAGGCTCAGGGTTTTCCGGTCGTCGGGACATCACTGGAATACTTTTCGTATCGAAATCTCGAAATCGAATCGGGCGAGTCGCTGGCGATGCTGGGTGACTGCGTCGTCGGTTCAGGAGTCGCCAACAGCCTCGACGTCAAACCGGGCGACCAGATTCTCACCGACCGCGGCAGCGTTCTTGATCTGGCTGGCGAGTATCCTTTGAAACTGAACGTCGTTGGAGTCTTGGGCCGTTCCGATACAGCGGATGATAAAGCGATCTTTGTGGATCTGAAGACTGCGTGGGTTATCGAAGGTCTGGGCCACGGACATCAGGACCTTGAGAATGCTGAGAACGAAGGTGACGTTTTGGGCCAAGACGGGAACAACATTGTGGCCAGCGCTGCAGTGCTTCCGTACACCGAGATTTCTGAATCAAACATGGCTTCGTTCCATTTCCATGGCGATCCAGGAAGCTTTCCAATCACGGCGTTGATCGTCGATGCTCCTGATCTGAAGAACGAAACGATTTTGGAAGGCCGCTATCGCGTTGGCGACGACGACGCTGCTCAACTGGTTCGACCACCGAATGAGATCCGGGAATTGATGGCGTTGGTGTTTCAGGTAAAACGTTTTTTCGATGCCAATGCGATCATTGTTGCGATCGCTACGCTGGCTCTTTTGGGTTTAGTCGTGATGTTGTCGTTGAAATTGCGGGCACGAGAGATGGAAACCATGTTTCGGCTGGGATGCAGCAAAGGCACCATGTTGTGGATTCAGATTGCGGAGCTGGGAATCGTTTTCCTGGCAGCAATCTGTTTGGTCGCGATCGCTTCGTCGGTCGTTTGGTTTTACGCGGATGAGGTAGTACAGCGATGCATCGGTGGAAGTATTTGA
- a CDS encoding ABC transporter ATP-binding protein yields the protein MIEIQNLEFSWPKSTFDLRIDALQISPGEKLAIIGPSGSGKTTLLNLLAGIEIVDRGELKVLDTELAKLGDAQRRNFRVSNIGFVFQQFELLDYLTVKDNIALPFLVNQNLSSEKAHLGSDDAIAKLAESMGIGDKLRRHPQKLSQGEKQRVAICRALVASPKLILADEPTGNLDPANKHRTLDLLFEQAAANNQTLIVVTHDMSIIDGFDRTIDFSQYHANSAAEASA from the coding sequence ATGATCGAAATCCAAAATCTTGAATTCTCCTGGCCGAAATCCACCTTCGATTTGCGGATTGATGCGCTGCAAATCTCTCCCGGCGAAAAACTGGCCATCATCGGTCCCAGCGGCAGCGGAAAAACGACGCTGCTGAATCTGCTCGCAGGCATCGAGATCGTCGATCGGGGCGAACTGAAAGTGCTCGACACCGAATTGGCAAAACTGGGCGACGCTCAACGGCGTAACTTCCGCGTTTCGAACATCGGGTTCGTTTTTCAACAGTTCGAGTTGCTGGACTATTTGACTGTCAAAGACAACATTGCCTTGCCATTTCTGGTTAACCAGAATCTTTCCAGCGAGAAAGCCCATTTGGGCAGCGATGACGCGATTGCGAAACTGGCCGAATCCATGGGGATCGGCGACAAGCTTCGACGGCATCCGCAAAAACTGTCTCAGGGCGAAAAGCAACGGGTCGCGATTTGCCGTGCTCTCGTCGCGTCACCGAAACTGATTCTGGCGGACGAACCGACTGGCAACCTTGACCCGGCCAACAAACATCGGACATTGGACTTGCTGTTTGAACAGGCGGCAGCCAACAACCAGACGCTGATCGTCGTGACTCACGACATGAGCATCATCGACGGATTTGACCGCACGATCGACTTCTCGCAATATCACGCCAACAGTGCCGCGGAGGCGTCCGCATGA